TCAACACCTCGGAGACCTCGCTGTATCAGAAGAGCAAGATCCTGTTCGGGCTCGACAAAGCGAAGGCGGAGATCGTGAAGTCCGGCTTCGCCCTGGTCACCGAGGGCTACACCGACGTCATGGCGCTCCACAAGATCGGCTACACCAACGCGGTCGCCACCTGCGGCACGGCGCTGGGGGAGGAGCACTTCGCCCTGCTGAAGCGCTTCTGCGAGAAGGTCGTCCTCGCCTTCGACGCCGACAACGCCGGCTCGGTGGCCTCGGAGCGGGGCTTCGGCATCCACTCCAAGATCGGCCTCGAGGTGCTGGTCGCGCCGCTGCCGCAGGGCAAGGACCCGGCCGACGTCGCCCTGGAGGGTGGCAAGGAGGCGGTGCAACCGCTGATCGACGGGGCCACCCCCCTGATGCAGTTTGTGCTGGAGAGGGAGATATCCCGCCACAGCCTGGATTCGGCCGACGGCAAGTCGAAGGCGGTCCGGGCGGCCGTGGAGCGCCTCAGTTGGGAACCCAACCCGGTGGCCCGGGGCCAGCACGCCCAGTGGGTCGCCGAGCGGATCGGCGTCGGCCACTACCAGGTCGACACCGTGCTCCGGGAGTCGGCCCAGTCCGGCAACTCGGAGAGCATGGGCCCCAGCCGCAGGGCGGGCCTCAAGCGCTCTCCGGGGCACGTGAAGGTGGAGCGGGAGGCCCTGGGGATCCTGCTGGACTCCAAGGACCGGCTTCCCCGGGCGATGCAGGTGCTGAAGATCGACCACTTTACGCAGCCCGAGCACCGGGTCTTGTTCACCGCGCTCGAG
The Actinomycetota bacterium genome window above contains:
- a CDS encoding toprim domain-containing protein; protein product: DRFRGRVIFPVSSLTGEVVGFGARAMGDDQPKYLNTSETSLYQKSKILFGLDKAKAEIVKSGFALVTEGYTDVMALHKIGYTNAVATCGTALGEEHFALLKRFCEKVVLAFDADNAGSVASERGFGIHSKIGLEVLVAPLPQGKDPADVALEGGKEAVQPLIDGATPLMQFVLEREISRHSLDSADGKSKAVRAAVERLSWEPNPVARGQHAQWVAERIGVGHYQVDTVLRESAQSGNSESMGPSRRAGLKRSPGHVKVEREALGILLDSKDRLPRAMQVLKIDHFTQPEHRVLFTALEQMARNPGAGTVMDGLPDDDARRFAAELSMAPAITHDPEEVFLRLEEFRIVRQISELKAKLDKFDPEGEADSYDRTFMELMRLDVERRKFDDK